The following are from one region of the Anabrus simplex isolate iqAnaSimp1 chromosome 8, ASM4041472v1, whole genome shotgun sequence genome:
- the LOC136879018 gene encoding golgin subfamily A member 6-like protein 2 isoform X1, whose protein sequence is MFSLWYTVLALQELKKALEEWSKSSPPPKQEKTGAEAAPEEPPAEESPPEEPPAEESPPEEPPAEESPPEEASEEAPPAEETEEGGDAGGEETAAAGEGEEAEGGEEAEGGEDAGGGEEGDGGDEEEGGEEAEGGEESVPVGDEDAGGEQAAPNPEDVRVSRMQTAVSEEEIYSL, encoded by the exons GAAGGCGCTTGAAGAATGGTCAAAATCTTCACCTCCACCAAAACAAGAGAAGACAGGTGCAGAGGCTGCCCCAGAAGAGCCTCCCGCAGAAGAGAGTCCCCCAGAAGAGCCTCCCGCAGAAGAGAGTCCTCCAGAAGAACCTCCCGCAGAAGAGAGTCCCCCAGAAGAGGCTTCCGAGGAAGCACCGCCAGCAGAGGAAACTGAGGAAGGAGGTGACGCAGGTGGAGAAGAAACTGCCGCGGCCGGGGAAGGTGAAGAGGCAGAAGGAGGTGAAGAGGCAGAGGGAGGTGAAGATGCAGGGGGAGGCGAAGAAGGAGACGGAGGTGATGAGGAAGAGGGAGGTGAAGAGGCAGAGGGAGGTGAAGAGTCAGTGCCAGTGGGAGATGAAGATGCAGGCGGAGAGCAAGCGGCACCCAATCC cGAGGACGTCCGAGTGTCAAGAATGCAGACTGCGGTGTCAGAAGAAGAAATCTACTCTCTTTAA